The Anabaena sp. WA102 genome contains a region encoding:
- a CDS encoding DUF29 family protein: MEELLTLRELLLKGDMTGALAIVDELEEMSRDDKINNIRSYAVILLMHLIKQKAENRTTKSWELSIRNSIRGIQTKNQRRKAGGTYLNTEELSLAISEAYTEAVDRASLEVEEGRYEPHELAKLVNRQEICDRAMILISTNLEI; encoded by the coding sequence ATGGAAGAACTTTTGACATTAAGGGAATTACTACTTAAAGGTGATATGACTGGAGCTTTAGCAATTGTTGACGAATTAGAAGAAATGAGCAGAGACGATAAAATCAACAACATTCGTAGCTATGCAGTAATTCTGCTCATGCATCTAATCAAGCAAAAAGCAGAAAATCGCACCACGAAATCGTGGGAGCTATCAATTCGCAACTCTATACGCGGTATCCAAACCAAAAACCAGCGACGTAAAGCTGGCGGAACATACCTCAATACCGAGGAATTAAGCCTAGCAATTTCTGAAGCTTATACAGAAGCAGTTGATCGCGCCTCCTTAGAGGTTGAAGAAGGACGCTATGAACCCCATGAGTTAGCCAAACTAGTCAACCGTCAAGAGATATGCGATCGCGCCATGATTTTAATCTCTACAAATCTAGAAATTTAA
- a CDS encoding type II toxin-antitoxin system HicA family toxin, whose amino-acid sequence MFTYLVRTFEKLGWRFARQSASHIILVKEGEMVTLSVPDHHEVAKGTLLGLIRTAGLTVEEFIANV is encoded by the coding sequence GTGTTCACCTACTTAGTTCGTACCTTTGAAAAGCTGGGCTGGCGATTTGCACGCCAAAGTGCAAGTCATATAATTTTAGTCAAAGAAGGTGAAATGGTAACTTTGTCTGTTCCTGATCATCATGAGGTGGCAAAAGGGACTTTACTCGGTCTGATACGAACTGCTGGGTTAACAGTAGAAGAATTTATTGCCAATGTTTAA
- a CDS encoding type II toxin-antitoxin system HicB family antitoxin, whose protein sequence is MKFNVTIDRDEDGVWMIECPSIPGCISQGATKEEALENIQDAISACLQVRAEMGLPLTIETKQVEVLV, encoded by the coding sequence ATGAAATTCAATGTTACGATTGATCGAGATGAAGATGGTGTCTGGATGATTGAATGTCCTAGTATTCCTGGTTGCATTAGTCAGGGAGCGACAAAAGAAGAGGCTTTAGAGAATATTCAAGATGCAATTTCTGCTTGCTTACAAGTGAGGGCAGAAATGGGGTTGCCATTGACTATTGAAACTAAACAAGTAGAAGTCTTAGTATAG
- the fabG gene encoding 3-oxoacyl-ACP reductase FabG produces MKGKQVLLTGGTGGLGLGVTPAVIAQGADVTIPYRNPQDVERLKGIISPADFARIHFIPANLEDEASVEKLVSRMTKVDVLIHLVGGFSMGKTHKYSFDDWKQQIDLNLNTTFLTCKYSLESMLENGYGRIVTVGSRAGAEPAANLAAYSAAKAGVIALTKAIAHETKNTNITANTILPSIIDTPSNRAAMGAENADKWVKPESIAQVICFLASEAAIDIRGAVIPVYGSL; encoded by the coding sequence ATGAAAGGCAAACAAGTTTTACTTACAGGTGGCACAGGGGGACTCGGTTTAGGTGTCACACCCGCAGTTATCGCCCAAGGTGCAGATGTAACTATTCCTTATCGTAATCCTCAAGATGTAGAACGGCTCAAAGGAATTATTTCGCCGGCGGATTTTGCGAGAATTCATTTTATTCCTGCTAATTTGGAAGATGAAGCCTCAGTAGAGAAACTGGTCAGCCGCATGACAAAAGTGGATGTGTTAATTCATTTAGTTGGTGGTTTTTCTATGGGAAAAACTCACAAATACAGCTTTGATGATTGGAAACAGCAAATAGACTTAAACTTAAATACAACTTTTTTAACTTGTAAATATAGCCTTGAAAGTATGCTAGAAAATGGTTATGGGCGTATTGTGACTGTAGGTTCTCGCGCTGGTGCTGAACCTGCGGCAAATTTAGCGGCTTATTCTGCGGCCAAAGCTGGGGTAATAGCCTTAACAAAAGCGATCGCTCATGAAACCAAAAATACTAATATTACAGCTAATACCATTCTCCCCAGTATCATTGATACTCCCAGCAATAGAGCCGCTATGGGTGCAGAAAACGCTGATAAATGGGTAAAACCCGAATCTATCGCCCAAGTTATCTGCTTCTTAGCCTCAGAAGCAGCTATTGATATTCGTGGCGCAGTCATTCCCGTTTATGGTAGTTTGTGA
- the trxA gene encoding thioredoxin has product MTIKKQFNSFEEMLSGSDVPVLVDFYADWCGPCQMMVPILEQVNSQLKDRLRIVKIDTEKYTELASRYGIEALPTLVLFKQGQPVDRIEGVMQAPQLVQHLQAKL; this is encoded by the coding sequence ATGACCATTAAAAAACAATTCAACAGCTTTGAAGAAATGCTATCTGGTTCAGATGTACCCGTATTGGTAGACTTTTATGCTGACTGGTGTGGTCCTTGTCAAATGATGGTGCCAATTTTAGAACAAGTCAACAGTCAATTGAAAGACCGTTTGCGGATTGTCAAGATTGATACAGAAAAGTATACAGAATTAGCCAGCCGATACGGCATTGAGGCTTTACCAACCTTGGTACTATTTAAACAAGGACAGCCTGTAGATAGAATTGAAGGTGTTATGCAAGCACCACAATTAGTACAACATCTGCAAGCAAAGCTTTAA